The proteins below are encoded in one region of Deltaproteobacteria bacterium:
- a CDS encoding oligosaccharide flippase family protein, translating to MELEDTHREDAEEAVRGSGTNLLAVVAGLSVMAYHALAARLYGAGPYGTYATGLGVTDVAARLSVFGTDVGLMRQIPVHRAAGERARELQALGTGLWLTLLGGGLLAALLALFSGPLARLQGTADTHAALRLLAPVTPFTGLVAVAIWATMAARVQRYNLLIAGLAQPLLLMACTIPLSFLLPGVRGLCLAHLLALAATATLALLAVRQVFGREGFRTALATRRPHGPLLRFSFPMALSDFLNTLLHRVDLILLGFYVSHEVVGTYAGAELLARAVTHARSALDPVAAPVFAEALERGDRARLRYNVHLMARWVALLTMPLVGFLVAFRADLLALFGPTFAGAAGPLVLLVLGHSANSLLGMSGNVVLMAGRSDLGLLNNVLAAGTNIGLCLLFIPRYGALGAAASAACAITLVQTLYAIELGLLQRTSLFSWALGRVLLAGSAAILAVTWLAPHLGPSPLLRLVLGTATLLVAYGLLLWLLGLGPEEQRIVRRFLGRDEPPPPTRHP from the coding sequence GTGGAGCTCGAGGACACGCACCGCGAGGACGCCGAGGAAGCCGTCCGGGGCAGCGGCACGAACCTCCTCGCCGTCGTCGCCGGGCTGAGCGTGATGGCCTACCACGCGCTCGCGGCGCGGCTCTACGGCGCCGGCCCCTACGGCACCTACGCCACCGGCCTCGGCGTCACGGACGTGGCCGCACGGCTCTCCGTCTTCGGCACCGACGTGGGGCTCATGCGGCAGATCCCCGTGCACCGCGCGGCCGGGGAGCGCGCGCGCGAGCTCCAGGCGCTCGGGACGGGGCTCTGGCTCACCCTCCTCGGAGGTGGCCTGCTCGCCGCACTGCTCGCCCTCTTCTCCGGGCCGCTTGCACGTCTGCAAGGCACCGCCGACACCCACGCCGCGCTGCGCCTCCTCGCCCCCGTCACCCCCTTCACGGGACTCGTGGCGGTCGCGATCTGGGCCACCATGGCCGCCCGGGTACAGCGCTACAACCTCCTCATCGCGGGGCTCGCCCAGCCGCTCCTCCTCATGGCCTGCACTATCCCGCTCTCCTTTCTCTTGCCGGGGGTGCGCGGCCTCTGTCTCGCGCACCTCCTCGCGCTCGCCGCCACGGCCACGCTGGCGCTCCTCGCGGTGCGGCAGGTCTTTGGCCGGGAAGGGTTCCGCACAGCCCTCGCGACCCGCCGCCCCCACGGCCCCCTGCTCCGCTTCTCCTTCCCCATGGCGCTCTCGGACTTCCTGAACACGCTGCTGCACCGCGTGGACCTCATCCTCCTCGGCTTCTACGTCAGCCACGAGGTCGTCGGGACCTACGCCGGCGCCGAGCTCCTGGCACGCGCGGTGACGCACGCGCGCTCGGCGCTCGACCCGGTGGCCGCCCCCGTTTTCGCCGAGGCGCTCGAGCGCGGAGACCGCGCCCGGCTGCGCTACAACGTTCACCTGATGGCCCGCTGGGTCGCCCTGCTGACCATGCCCCTCGTGGGCTTCCTCGTGGCCTTTCGCGCCGACCTCCTCGCCCTCTTCGGCCCCACCTTCGCCGGCGCCGCCGGACCGCTCGTCCTGCTCGTCCTCGGGCATTCGGCCAACAGCCTCCTCGGCATGAGCGGAAACGTGGTGCTGATGGCCGGGCGCTCCGACCTCGGCCTCCTGAACAACGTGCTCGCCGCCGGGACGAACATCGGCCTCTGCCTGCTCTTCATCCCCCGCTACGGCGCACTCGGGGCCGCGGCCTCCGCCGCGTGCGCCATCACGCTGGTGCAGACGCTCTACGCCATCGAGCTCGGCCTGCTCCAGCGCACGAGTCTCTTCTCGTGGGCGCTCGGGAGAGTGCTCCTCGCCGGCAGCGCGGCGATCCTCGCCGTCACCTGGCTGGCGCCGCATCTCGGCCCTTCGCCCCTGCTTCGCCTGGTCCTCGGGACCGCCACCCTGCTCGTCGCCTACGGTCTGCTGCTCTGGCTCCTCGGGCTCGGCCCCGAGGAGCAGCGGATCGTGCGCAGGTTCCTCGGACGCGACGAACCACCGCCTCCAACCCGACACCCGTAG
- a CDS encoding glycosyltransferase, translating to MAPARIFYLISSLTQGGAERHLLELIRLLPPERFEPTICVLRPVVHYRAETPPGQPAYSLGRFWFLPTSFARLVTALRDCRPDLIHCYLNDGNLWGRLASQLAPSARLITSVHLDDMSGFYRRAERLLWPLSDQVVAHSESIRRLLVGELGLPGERVRVIANGVDTARFRPPSPAERAEARRTYDLGEDDFMALMPARICDQKNQLGVIEALAALRAQRRLPPSFRLFLAGRVSSRRVLETLRYKLWRHDLGGQVQWLGPVAEMQRLLWATDLGLLPSRTEASPIAALEAMASGLPMLITEPSNTDGVVIPGAHGWELPSENTAALAEALAEAIRAPRELRHAMGERGRAHVTQAFSAERVAGDFVRLYDELLGGPT from the coding sequence ATGGCCCCCGCACGCATCTTCTATCTCATCTCCTCGCTGACCCAGGGCGGCGCCGAACGGCACCTCCTCGAGCTCATCCGCCTCCTCCCGCCGGAGCGCTTCGAGCCGACGATCTGCGTCCTGCGCCCCGTCGTGCATTACCGGGCCGAGACGCCGCCGGGGCAGCCCGCCTACTCCCTCGGGCGCTTCTGGTTCTTGCCGACCAGCTTCGCCCGCCTCGTCACGGCGCTGCGCGACTGCCGCCCCGACCTCATCCACTGCTACCTGAACGACGGGAACCTCTGGGGGCGACTCGCGAGCCAGCTCGCCCCGTCGGCACGGCTCATCACCTCGGTGCACCTCGACGACATGTCCGGCTTCTACCGCAGGGCCGAGCGTCTGCTCTGGCCGCTCAGCGACCAGGTCGTGGCGCACTCGGAGAGCATCCGGCGCCTGCTCGTCGGGGAGCTCGGCCTGCCGGGCGAGCGCGTGCGGGTGATCGCGAACGGGGTCGACACGGCGCGCTTTCGCCCCCCCAGCCCCGCCGAACGCGCCGAGGCCCGCCGCACCTACGACCTCGGCGAAGACGACTTCATGGCCCTGATGCCCGCCCGCATCTGCGACCAGAAGAACCAGCTCGGCGTGATCGAGGCCCTCGCGGCGCTGCGCGCGCAGAGGCGACTGCCGCCGAGTTTCCGCCTGTTCCTCGCCGGCCGCGTCTCCTCCCGCCGCGTGCTCGAGACGCTGCGCTACAAGCTCTGGCGCCACGACCTCGGCGGCCAGGTGCAGTGGCTCGGCCCCGTCGCGGAGATGCAGCGCCTGCTCTGGGCGACCGACCTCGGGCTCCTCCCCTCGCGAACCGAGGCCTCCCCGATCGCAGCGCTGGAGGCGATGGCCTCGGGCCTCCCCATGCTGATCACCGAGCCTTCGAACACCGACGGCGTGGTCATCCCCGGCGCCCACGGCTGGGAGCTTCCGTCGGAGAACACCGCCGCCCTGGCGGAGGCGCTCGCGGAGGCCATCCGGGCGCCGCGCGAGCTACGACACGCCATGGGGGAGCGCGGCCGGGCCCACGTGACGCAGGCCTTCTCCGCCGAACGGGTGGCCGGCGACTTCGTGCGGCTCTACGACGAGCTGCTGGGAGGCCCGACCTAG